AAAAAAAGAAAACAAAATTAAATTACTCGAAAAAAATCAAAAAATTCAGGAACTTAAATTTGATAAAGAAAAAAAAATAAGAAATACATTTACTATAGCCTTTATTTTGGTATTAGCTTTTATTTCTATTCTGTTATACTTGTATATTCAAAAACAAAAAGCATATAAAATAATTGTTAAACATAATATTGAACTTGCAAAAAAGATATAGAATTTGAAAAAATCAGATATAGCACTAATAATCAGGGGAATACAACAATTAACAAACAAGATGAAACTAAATATTCAGATTCTGTATTAAACGAAACCCGAAAACAAAAGTTATTGCAAGAAATTATTTCATTTATGGAAGAAAAAAAATATTTTCTGAATCCGAAATTCACCATTGAAGATTGTGCAAAAGAATTACACACAAACCGCAAGTACATTTCACAGGTAATAAATGAATCTCTCGAAATAAACTTTAATAATTTTGTTAACGAATACAGAGTTAAAGAAGTCCGTAAATTCCTGATAAACCCTGAATATAATAATTATTCACTCAATG
Above is a genomic segment from Bacteroidales bacterium containing:
- a CDS encoding helix-turn-helix domain-containing protein, with amino-acid sequence MEEKKYFLNPKFTIEDCAKELHTNRKYISQVINESLEINFNNFVNEYRVKEVRKFLINPEYNNYSLNGIASMAGFHSRATFNSAFKKFTGLTPSYFKKKNN